One window of the Streptomyces sp. NBC_00259 genome contains the following:
- a CDS encoding phytoene desaturase family protein: MPAASAETFSRSVYDAVIVGGGHNGLVAAAYLARAGRSVLVLERLGNTGGAAVSTRPFAGVDARLSRYSYLVSLLPQRIVRDLGLSFSVRKRTVSSYTPLVRDGRATGLLVGGDRTRESFADLTGSDREYEAWEAFYGMTGRLAERIFPTLTEPLPTRDELRERVGDETAWRMLFEEPIGTAIEENFSHDLVRGVVLTDALIGTFADAHDPSLVQNRCFLYHVIGGGTGDWDVPVGGMGALTDALAGAARGAGAEIATGHEAIRIETDGETAEVAFRTDDGEGTVAARKVLVNASPQALSALLGEEPPPPAEGAQLKVNMLLRRLPRLRDHAVDPRRAFSGTFHIAEGYGQLATAYAQAASGRLPEAPPSEIYCHSLTDPSILGPELAAQGYQTLTLFGLHTPARLFAAAPDATRDALLKATLAELDAHLDEPITDCLALDEAGQPCIEAKTPLDLERDLRLPGGHIFHRDLAFPYADDSTGRWGVETAHANVLLCGAGAVRGGGVSGIPGHNAAMAALGR; the protein is encoded by the coding sequence ATGCCAGCAGCCTCTGCCGAAACCTTCAGCCGCTCCGTGTACGACGCCGTCATCGTCGGCGGCGGCCACAACGGACTCGTCGCAGCCGCCTATCTCGCCCGGGCGGGCCGTTCCGTCCTCGTTCTGGAGCGCCTCGGGAACACCGGGGGAGCGGCCGTCTCCACCCGCCCGTTCGCCGGGGTCGACGCCCGTCTGTCCCGCTACTCGTACCTGGTCTCCCTGCTGCCCCAGCGGATCGTCCGCGACCTCGGCCTCTCGTTCTCGGTGCGCAAGCGGACCGTGTCCTCGTACACCCCGCTCGTGCGCGACGGCCGCGCGACCGGGCTGCTGGTCGGCGGGGACCGTACCCGTGAGTCGTTCGCGGACCTCACCGGCTCCGACCGGGAGTACGAGGCGTGGGAGGCGTTCTACGGCATGACCGGGCGCCTCGCGGAGCGGATCTTCCCGACGCTGACCGAGCCGCTGCCGACACGCGACGAACTGCGCGAGCGGGTCGGTGACGAGACGGCGTGGCGCATGCTGTTCGAGGAGCCGATCGGCACCGCGATCGAGGAGAACTTCAGCCACGACCTCGTCCGCGGGGTCGTCCTGACCGACGCGCTCATCGGCACGTTCGCGGACGCCCACGACCCGTCCCTGGTGCAGAACCGCTGCTTCCTCTACCACGTCATCGGCGGCGGCACCGGCGACTGGGACGTCCCCGTCGGCGGCATGGGGGCGCTGACCGACGCGCTCGCCGGCGCCGCGCGCGGAGCGGGCGCCGAGATCGCCACCGGTCATGAGGCGATCCGGATCGAGACGGACGGGGAGACCGCGGAGGTCGCCTTCCGCACGGACGACGGCGAAGGCACGGTCGCCGCGCGCAAGGTCCTGGTCAACGCCTCGCCGCAGGCCCTGTCCGCCCTGCTCGGCGAGGAGCCCCCGCCGCCGGCGGAGGGCGCCCAGCTCAAGGTCAACATGCTGCTGCGCCGGCTGCCACGGCTCCGCGACCACGCCGTCGACCCGCGCCGGGCGTTCTCCGGCACGTTCCACATCGCCGAGGGCTACGGCCAGTTGGCGACGGCGTACGCCCAGGCCGCGTCCGGCCGCCTCCCGGAGGCCCCGCCGTCGGAGATCTACTGCCATTCCCTGACCGACCCGTCCATCCTCGGGCCCGAACTCGCCGCCCAGGGCTATCAGACGCTGACGCTCTTCGGGCTCCACACCCCGGCCCGGCTGTTCGCCGCCGCTCCGGACGCGACCCGCGACGCGCTGCTCAAGGCCACCCTCGCCGAACTCGACGCCCACCTGGACGAGCCGATCACCGACTGCCTCGCACTCGACGAGGCAGGACAGCCCTGCATCGAGGCCAAGACCCCGCTGGACCTGGAGCGCGACCTGCGGCTGCCCGGCGGGCACATCTTCCACCGCGACCTGGCCTTCCCCTACGCGGACGACTCGACGGGCCGCTGGGGTGTGGAGACCGCCCACGCGAACGTGCTGCTGTGCGGGGCGGGCGCGGTGCGGGGCGGCGGCGTGAGCGGCATCCCGGGCCACAACGCGGCGATGGCGGCACTGGGGCGGTGA
- a CDS encoding oxygenase MpaB family protein: protein MSAVTEDRDPGLFGPGSVTWQMHGDPMMWVAGVRALYLQALHPRAVRGVMINSDFRKDAWGRLLRTANFVGTLSYGTTEAAEKAGARVRKVHRLLGVDEPELLLWVHCAEVDSYLAVLRRSGFPLSDAQADRYIDEHRVSARLVGLEPAEVPASRAALADYFSAVRPALEAGADARVVDDFLRSPPVHTLLVPARDLLWRRVATLAYDALPPYAHELYGRPAPPQERVTRRLAATGKALRCVPARLRWQLPPGHILKAMARLGPGSRPAPYKLRRQAAILDGPGRA, encoded by the coding sequence ATGAGCGCCGTCACCGAGGACCGGGACCCGGGCCTGTTCGGCCCCGGTTCGGTCACCTGGCAGATGCACGGCGACCCGATGATGTGGGTCGCCGGTGTCCGCGCGCTCTACCTCCAGGCCCTGCACCCGCGCGCCGTCCGCGGCGTCATGATCAACAGTGACTTCCGTAAGGACGCCTGGGGCCGGCTGCTGCGCACCGCGAACTTCGTCGGCACCCTCTCGTACGGCACCACCGAGGCGGCCGAGAAGGCCGGGGCACGCGTCCGCAAGGTCCACCGGCTTCTCGGCGTGGACGAACCCGAGCTGCTGCTCTGGGTGCACTGCGCCGAGGTGGACTCCTACCTCGCCGTCCTGCGCCGCTCCGGCTTCCCACTCAGCGACGCCCAGGCGGACCGGTACATCGACGAACACCGCGTCAGCGCCCGCCTCGTGGGACTCGAACCGGCCGAGGTCCCCGCCTCCAGAGCCGCACTCGCCGACTACTTCAGCGCCGTACGCCCCGCACTCGAAGCCGGCGCGGACGCCCGCGTCGTCGACGACTTCCTGCGCAGCCCGCCGGTTCACACGCTTCTCGTCCCGGCGCGGGACCTGCTCTGGCGGCGCGTCGCGACGCTCGCGTACGACGCGCTGCCTCCGTACGCCCACGAGCTGTACGGCCGCCCGGCGCCCCCGCAGGAGCGCGTGACCCGCCGGCTCGCCGCCACGGGCAAGGCCCTGCGCTGCGTTCCCGCACGGCTGCGCTGGCAGCTGCCGCCAGGTCACATCTTGAAGGCGATGGCCCGACTCGGCCCCGGGAGCCGCCCCGCACCGTACAAACTACGCAGACAGGCGGCCATACTGGACGGGCCGGGGAGGGCGTAG
- a CDS encoding antibiotic biosynthesis monooxygenase, whose translation MGTERLGDATATAIIGQKVLPGHEREFETWQETVNAVAAEYTGFLGAEISPPTSLQSDWVVVYRFDSTAHLQVWINSATRQSLLETGRNYFDGPATQQVVTGGTRPREDPLVTVMVTHRVHPNHVDDFLDWQSRMSQEKSTFEGFRGTEIFRPVEGLQDEWTTLYRFDNAEHLNSWLTSARRKEILAEGTKFNDFRMRTIDNSFGSWFAFRDNGREAPPPSETKTAIAVWVGLYPTVVLLALALAPLNMPLWLGLLVGNLFSSFAMSFLTMPYYVNPLLKRWLRPSPEEPAARSNRVGLGIVAVAMLFWVAFFFVVTTQIWTLP comes from the coding sequence ATGGGCACCGAAAGGCTCGGAGACGCCACGGCGACGGCGATCATCGGCCAGAAGGTCCTGCCCGGACATGAGCGGGAGTTCGAGACGTGGCAGGAGACCGTCAACGCCGTCGCCGCCGAGTACACCGGGTTCCTGGGTGCCGAGATCTCCCCGCCGACATCCCTGCAGTCCGACTGGGTCGTCGTGTACCGATTCGACTCGACAGCCCATCTGCAGGTGTGGATCAACAGCGCGACCCGGCAGAGTCTTCTGGAAACCGGCAGAAACTACTTCGACGGTCCCGCGACGCAGCAGGTCGTCACCGGCGGCACACGGCCGAGGGAGGATCCGCTGGTGACCGTGATGGTCACCCATCGCGTCCACCCGAACCACGTGGACGACTTCCTCGACTGGCAGAGCCGCATGAGCCAGGAGAAGAGCACATTCGAGGGCTTTCGCGGAACGGAGATCTTCCGGCCGGTCGAGGGGCTCCAGGACGAATGGACCACGCTGTACCGCTTCGACAACGCCGAGCACCTCAATTCCTGGCTGACGTCGGCCAGGCGGAAGGAGATCCTCGCCGAAGGCACGAAGTTCAACGACTTCAGGATGCGCACGATCGACAACTCGTTCGGCAGCTGGTTCGCCTTCAGGGACAACGGCAGGGAAGCGCCGCCACCCTCGGAGACCAAGACCGCCATCGCGGTCTGGGTCGGCCTGTACCCGACCGTCGTGCTGCTCGCGCTCGCCCTGGCACCGCTGAACATGCCGCTCTGGCTCGGGCTGCTCGTGGGCAACCTGTTCTCCAGCTTCGCCATGAGCTTCCTCACGATGCCCTACTACGTGAACCCGCTGCTCAAGCGGTGGCTGCGGCCGTCGCCCGAAGAACCGGCGGCGAGGTCCAACCGCGTCGGCCTCGGCATCGTCGCCGTGGCGATGCTGTTCTGGGTGGCCTTCTTCTTCGTCGTCACGACCCAGATCTGGACGCTGCCCTGA
- a CDS encoding serine/threonine-protein kinase → MADTRLIHGRYRLMDLIGRGGMGEVWQARDESLGRHVAVKCLKPLGPQHDQTFIRVLRERFRREARVAAALQHRGVTVVHDFGEDEGVLYLVMELLEGRNLSQLLEDNKQHPLPVSDVVDIAEQVADALAYTHEQSIVHRDLKPANIMRLTDGTVKICDFGIARLGHDIGFTSRLTGTGIAMGTPHYMSPEQIGGGHVDHRSDLYSLGCVLYEIATGVPPFDLDDAWGVLVGHRDTPPEPLRTHRPELPGFIDRIVLDLLAKTPEDRPQDAKDLRRRITAAVRTAPGAPAPVNPAVPPQVPHPRSGERGLPSWTRGMTTGHKAAGVSALSAVPPDHTAGLTGEWTTGVRLHDPVLVQPPRPERPTPSPELLAVLTSRHNAGLSLGRLGRWEEAGEVHRAVAAEREHALGPDHPDTLASRYEVGFTLSRTGRTADALREFGRVAEGRERTMGADHPETLAARQETAYVLGQLGRHFDAHQVYTSVLASRMRTVGPEHPDTLRCRHNLAFNLSRLGRLEDSYRMADEVATARARVLGAGHPDTLVTRYEVAYALGQLGRWTEALATYREVAAGRAQTLGPDHPDTLSARYEVGISLGRLGRSAEALELYRALVDDRTRVHGPGDAETLRARHGVGVNLGRLARWEEALAEARDVCGIRERVLGPDHPDTLVSRREIAVGLGWLGRWGDALAVYRQVAEARERVLGADHPDSLASRNDEAHCLEQLGRGGEAVELYRRVAALRQQRGSRGR, encoded by the coding sequence ATGGCGGACACCAGGCTGATCCACGGCCGGTACCGGCTGATGGATCTGATCGGCCGGGGCGGCATGGGCGAGGTGTGGCAGGCCCGCGACGAGTCGCTGGGGCGGCACGTCGCGGTCAAGTGCCTCAAACCACTGGGACCACAGCACGACCAGACCTTCATCCGGGTCCTGCGTGAACGCTTCCGCCGAGAAGCCCGGGTCGCCGCCGCACTCCAGCACCGGGGAGTCACGGTCGTCCATGACTTCGGTGAGGACGAGGGCGTGCTCTACCTGGTGATGGAGCTCCTCGAAGGCCGCAACCTCAGCCAGCTGCTGGAGGACAACAAGCAGCACCCGCTGCCGGTGTCCGATGTCGTCGACATCGCGGAGCAGGTCGCCGACGCCCTCGCCTACACCCATGAACAGAGCATCGTCCACCGCGACCTGAAACCCGCCAACATCATGCGGCTGACCGACGGCACCGTGAAGATCTGCGACTTCGGCATCGCCCGCCTCGGCCACGACATCGGGTTCACCTCCCGGCTGACCGGCACCGGCATCGCCATGGGCACCCCGCACTACATGTCGCCCGAGCAGATCGGCGGCGGCCACGTCGACCACCGCAGCGACCTCTACTCGCTGGGCTGTGTGCTGTACGAGATCGCCACCGGCGTCCCGCCGTTCGACCTCGACGACGCCTGGGGCGTCCTCGTCGGACACCGCGACACCCCGCCCGAGCCGCTCCGCACCCACCGCCCCGAACTGCCCGGCTTCATCGACCGGATCGTCCTCGACCTCCTCGCCAAGACCCCCGAGGACCGTCCGCAGGACGCCAAGGACCTGCGCCGCAGGATCACCGCCGCCGTCCGCACCGCGCCCGGCGCACCCGCTCCCGTGAACCCGGCGGTCCCGCCGCAGGTCCCGCACCCGCGGTCGGGCGAGCGCGGGCTGCCGTCCTGGACCCGCGGCATGACCACCGGTCACAAGGCGGCCGGCGTCTCCGCTCTCAGCGCCGTGCCGCCCGACCACACCGCGGGCCTCACCGGCGAGTGGACCACGGGCGTGCGGCTCCACGACCCCGTCCTGGTGCAGCCGCCCCGCCCGGAACGCCCCACCCCCTCGCCCGAGCTGCTCGCCGTCCTCACCAGCCGGCACAACGCCGGCCTCAGCCTCGGGCGGCTCGGCCGCTGGGAGGAGGCCGGCGAGGTGCACCGCGCAGTCGCCGCCGAGCGCGAGCATGCCCTCGGACCCGACCATCCCGACACCCTCGCCAGCCGTTACGAGGTCGGCTTCACCCTCAGCAGGACCGGCCGCACGGCGGACGCGCTCCGCGAGTTCGGCCGCGTCGCCGAAGGCCGCGAACGCACCATGGGCGCCGACCACCCGGAGACCCTCGCCGCGCGCCAGGAGACGGCGTACGTCCTCGGCCAGCTCGGCCGTCACTTCGACGCGCACCAGGTGTACACGTCGGTGCTCGCCTCCCGGATGCGGACCGTGGGCCCCGAGCACCCCGACACCCTGCGCTGCCGCCACAACCTCGCCTTCAACCTGAGCCGGCTCGGCCGGCTGGAGGACTCCTACCGCATGGCGGACGAGGTCGCCACGGCCCGTGCCCGGGTGCTCGGGGCTGGGCACCCCGACACCCTGGTGACCCGCTACGAGGTCGCGTACGCGCTCGGACAGCTGGGCCGGTGGACCGAAGCCCTGGCGACCTACCGGGAGGTCGCGGCCGGCCGCGCACAGACGCTCGGACCCGACCACCCCGACACGCTCTCCGCGCGCTACGAGGTCGGCATCAGCCTCGGTCGCCTCGGGCGCAGCGCCGAGGCCCTGGAGCTGTACCGGGCCCTCGTCGACGACCGCACCCGGGTCCACGGCCCCGGCGACGCCGAGACCCTGCGCGCCCGCCACGGCGTCGGAGTCAACCTGGGGCGGCTCGCCCGCTGGGAGGAGGCGCTGGCCGAGGCCCGCGACGTCTGCGGGATCCGCGAGCGGGTGCTGGGCCCCGACCATCCGGACACCCTCGTCAGCCGCCGCGAGATCGCCGTCGGCCTGGGCTGGCTCGGTCGCTGGGGCGACGCCCTCGCGGTCTACCGCCAGGTCGCCGAGGCCCGCGAGCGCGTCCTCGGCGCCGACCACCCCGATTCGCTGGCCAGCCGCAACGACGAGGCCCACTGCCTGGAGCAGCTCGGCCGGGGCGGCGAGGCGGTCGAGCTGTACCGGCGGGTGGCCGCCCTGCGCCAGCAGCGGGGCAGCCGGGGCCGCTGA
- a CDS encoding DUF2252 domain-containing protein, with protein MTDLAEEIRRGRAARKQAPRTSHGRWIPAAGRPEPLAVLEAQAKSREPDLVPIRYGRMAVSPFTYLRGAPAVMAADLAGQQQTGLTVQLCGDAHLLNFGVFASPERALLFDLNDFDETLPGPFEWDVKRLVASVAVAGRDNGQPDARAWQAARAAAESYRLSMRRLAGLGELDVWYERITTEDIVPLVRKMDRERFHSQLEKARRRTSLQAVDKLTETVDGHRRIVHDPPLLEAAPDIDAAAVRKILSDYRSTLPEDRRVLLDRYRFVEAARKVVGVGSVGTRCFVALMTGRDDEDPLFLQIKQAQRSVLEPHLPKSAYRHQGQRVVAGQRLLQAASDIFLGWVSGPQGRHFYWRQLRDMKGSADIATMSPALLRDYAALCGRALARAHARSGDRIAIAAYLGGSDTFDRAMAAFALAYADRTVEDHAALQAAIASGAIEAATVT; from the coding sequence ATGACGGACCTGGCCGAAGAGATACGGCGCGGTCGCGCCGCGCGCAAACAGGCGCCGCGCACCTCGCACGGCCGCTGGATCCCCGCCGCCGGCCGGCCGGAACCGCTCGCCGTCCTCGAGGCGCAGGCCAAGAGCCGGGAGCCGGACCTGGTGCCCATCCGCTACGGCCGGATGGCGGTCTCGCCGTTCACGTATCTGCGGGGCGCTCCGGCAGTGATGGCCGCCGATCTTGCCGGACAGCAGCAGACGGGACTCACCGTGCAGCTCTGCGGCGACGCCCATCTGCTGAACTTCGGCGTCTTCGCCTCACCGGAACGCGCGCTCCTGTTCGACCTCAACGACTTCGACGAGACGCTGCCGGGCCCCTTCGAATGGGATGTGAAACGACTGGTCGCGAGCGTGGCCGTGGCCGGGCGCGACAACGGTCAGCCGGACGCGCGGGCCTGGCAGGCCGCGCGGGCCGCGGCGGAGTCGTACCGGCTGTCCATGCGCCGCCTCGCGGGCCTCGGTGAACTCGACGTCTGGTACGAGCGGATCACCACCGAGGACATCGTGCCGCTGGTGCGGAAGATGGACCGCGAGCGCTTCCACTCCCAGCTGGAGAAGGCCCGGCGCCGCACCAGCCTCCAGGCGGTGGACAAGCTCACCGAGACCGTCGACGGACATCGCCGCATCGTCCACGACCCGCCGCTGCTCGAAGCGGCGCCGGACATCGACGCGGCGGCCGTACGGAAGATCCTCAGCGACTACCGCAGCACGCTGCCCGAGGACCGGAGGGTCCTGCTGGACCGGTACCGGTTCGTCGAGGCGGCCCGCAAGGTCGTCGGGGTGGGCAGCGTCGGCACCCGTTGCTTCGTGGCGCTGATGACCGGCCGGGACGACGAGGATCCGCTGTTCCTGCAGATCAAGCAGGCCCAGCGGTCCGTCCTCGAACCCCATCTGCCGAAGTCGGCCTACCGTCACCAGGGCCAGCGGGTCGTCGCCGGCCAGCGGCTGCTCCAGGCTGCCAGCGACATCTTCCTCGGCTGGGTGAGCGGTCCGCAGGGCCGGCACTTCTACTGGCGGCAGCTGCGCGACATGAAGGGCTCCGCCGACATCGCCACGATGTCCCCGGCGCTGCTGCGCGACTACGCGGCGCTGTGCGGCAGGGCGCTGGCCCGTGCCCACGCCCGGTCCGGCGACCGGATCGCGATCGCCGCGTATCTGGGCGGCTCCGACACCTTCGACCGGGCCATGGCCGCCTTCGCGCTCGCCTACGCGGACCGGACCGTGGAGGACCACGCGGCGCTTCAGGCGGCGATAGCGTCGGGCGCGATAGAGGCCGCCACCGTCACCTGA